One window of the Terriglobales bacterium genome contains the following:
- a CDS encoding (2Fe-2S)-binding protein translates to MPDAFAISLNGRELTVPAGTTVAAAVFIAGNSSFRRSVSGEPRGPLCGMGVCFECRVTVDGVRHVKSCQMLCRHGMQINTDE, encoded by the coding sequence ATGCCTGATGCTTTCGCGATTTCCCTTAATGGGAGAGAGTTGACGGTGCCTGCCGGAACGACAGTTGCAGCGGCTGTCTTCATTGCAGGGAATTCGAGTTTCCGCCGCTCGGTTTCAGGAGAGCCGCGCGGCCCGCTATGCGGCATGGGAGTGTGCTTCGAATGTCGAGTGACAGTTGACGGCGTGCGCCACGTCAAGAGCTGCCAGATGCTATGTAGGCACGGAATGCAGATAAACACCGATGAATAG